From Variovorax sp. PMC12, the proteins below share one genomic window:
- a CDS encoding DNA internalization-related competence protein ComEC/Rec2, with the protein MTRFHASGNAVGGSRGFAALGGSLLGAALQLQQPSLWPAWVYAVLLLAAVAGLGRWRRPFFIERRLPAMVLALLCGAMAGAGLAGWRAVVYAGGALAPALEGRDLVVTGVVAEMPQRNEAGTRFRLDVESARWADASVDEPLPVPGHVSLGWYAENTGLWGRSSAGKAASASPVASVHAGERWLLAVRLKAPHGNVNPFGFDGELWAWEQGIQANGYVRTGARDAAPKRIAVTWRHPVERAREAVRDAIFERVPDRARAGVIAALVTGDQQAIDRAGWDVFRATGVAHLMSISGLHVTMFAWLAAHVVGWLWRRCPRLMLGLPAQQAALVGGVLLAGLYALFSGWGVPSQRTVWMLATVATLRLTGRRWPWPHVWLLTAAVVVALDPWALMQAGFWLSFVAVGVLFATDASVPGEPRARASARLLGFFREQWVITLALAPLSLLLFQQVSLVGLLANAVAIPWVTLVVTPLAMLGVSIAPLWDAAAWAVHALSVLLQWCAGLPLATLSMAAPPLWMAACGVAGGALLAMRLPWSLRVLGLPFLLPVLLWQAPRPAAGEFELLAADIGQGNAVLVRTATHSLLYDTGPRYSLESDAGHRVLVPLLRAYGERLDMLVLSHRDTDHTGGAQAVLAMQPQADLRSSIEATHPLQALRPARRCEAGQRWTWDGVDFEVLHPAADDYQAFTAKPNAVSCVLRIGNGRAAALLVGDVERMQESALVARAPELRADVLLVPHHGSKTSSSETFLDAVQPRIALVQAGYRNRFGHPAPEVAARYAAHGVRLVDSPRCGAAHWRSTQPDDVACERERHARYWRHRVPERVEIVN; encoded by the coding sequence ATGACGCGATTTCACGCGTCGGGCAATGCCGTGGGCGGGTCGCGAGGCTTCGCCGCATTGGGCGGATCGCTGCTGGGCGCGGCCCTGCAATTGCAGCAGCCGTCGCTCTGGCCCGCATGGGTCTATGCCGTCTTGCTGCTGGCGGCCGTGGCGGGTCTCGGGCGATGGCGCCGGCCTTTTTTCATCGAACGGCGCCTGCCGGCCATGGTGCTCGCACTGCTTTGCGGAGCCATGGCCGGGGCGGGGCTGGCGGGCTGGCGCGCGGTGGTCTACGCGGGCGGCGCGCTGGCACCGGCGCTCGAAGGGCGCGACCTCGTGGTCACGGGCGTGGTCGCGGAGATGCCGCAACGCAACGAAGCCGGGACGCGGTTTCGGCTCGATGTGGAGTCCGCACGCTGGGCCGATGCGTCCGTCGACGAGCCATTGCCGGTTCCGGGCCACGTCTCCCTCGGCTGGTATGCGGAGAACACGGGGCTGTGGGGGCGCTCATCCGCCGGCAAGGCCGCGTCCGCGAGCCCGGTCGCTTCCGTGCACGCCGGCGAGCGATGGCTGCTTGCCGTGCGCCTCAAGGCGCCGCACGGCAACGTCAATCCCTTCGGCTTCGACGGGGAGCTGTGGGCCTGGGAGCAGGGCATCCAGGCCAATGGCTATGTGCGCACCGGTGCGCGAGATGCCGCGCCGAAGCGCATCGCCGTCACCTGGCGGCATCCGGTCGAGCGTGCGCGCGAAGCCGTGCGCGACGCGATCTTCGAGCGCGTGCCCGACCGCGCGCGGGCCGGCGTGATCGCGGCGCTGGTCACGGGCGACCAGCAGGCCATCGACCGCGCGGGCTGGGATGTGTTCCGTGCCACCGGCGTGGCGCATCTCATGTCGATCTCGGGCCTCCACGTCACGATGTTCGCGTGGCTGGCGGCCCATGTCGTTGGCTGGCTGTGGCGGCGCTGCCCGCGCCTGATGCTGGGCCTGCCCGCGCAGCAGGCCGCGCTGGTCGGCGGCGTGTTGCTGGCGGGGCTCTATGCGCTCTTCAGCGGCTGGGGCGTGCCGTCGCAGCGCACGGTGTGGATGCTCGCGACGGTCGCCACGCTGCGGCTCACCGGGCGGCGCTGGCCCTGGCCGCATGTGTGGCTGCTGACCGCGGCGGTGGTGGTGGCGCTCGACCCATGGGCGCTGATGCAGGCCGGCTTCTGGCTCAGCTTCGTGGCGGTGGGCGTGCTGTTCGCCACCGATGCGTCGGTGCCCGGCGAGCCGCGCGCGCGGGCTTCGGCGCGGCTGCTGGGTTTCTTTCGCGAGCAATGGGTCATCACGTTGGCGCTCGCGCCGCTGAGCCTGCTGCTGTTCCAGCAGGTGTCGCTGGTCGGGCTGCTGGCCAATGCGGTCGCGATCCCGTGGGTCACGCTGGTCGTCACGCCGCTGGCGATGCTGGGCGTGTCCATCGCGCCGCTGTGGGACGCGGCCGCGTGGGCGGTGCATGCGCTTTCGGTGCTGCTGCAATGGTGCGCCGGCTTGCCGCTCGCCACGCTGTCGATGGCCGCGCCGCCGCTGTGGATGGCGGCTTGCGGCGTGGCTGGCGGCGCATTGCTCGCGATGCGCCTGCCGTGGTCGCTGCGCGTGCTCGGCCTGCCGTTCCTGCTGCCGGTGTTGCTGTGGCAGGCGCCGCGTCCCGCGGCGGGAGAGTTCGAATTGCTGGCCGCCGACATCGGGCAGGGCAACGCTGTGCTGGTTCGCACCGCCACGCACAGCCTGCTGTACGACACCGGTCCGCGCTACAGCCTCGAAAGCGATGCCGGCCACCGCGTGCTCGTGCCGCTGCTGCGCGCCTATGGCGAGCGCCTCGACATGCTGGTGCTGAGCCATCGCGACACCGACCACACGGGCGGAGCGCAGGCCGTGCTCGCGATGCAGCCGCAAGCGGACTTGCGCAGTTCGATCGAAGCCACGCATCCGCTGCAGGCCCTGCGTCCGGCGCGGCGCTGCGAGGCCGGCCAGCGCTGGACATGGGACGGCGTGGATTTCGAGGTGCTGCACCCCGCGGCGGACGACTACCAGGCCTTCACCGCCAAGCCCAATGCCGTGTCGTGCGTGCTGCGCATCGGCAACGGCCGTGCCGCCGCGCTGCTGGTGGGCGATGTCGAGCGCATGCAGGAGTCCGCGCTGGTCGCGCGCGCGCCGGAGTTGCGCGCCGACGTGCTGCTGGTGCCTCATCACGGCAGCAAGACCTCGTCGAGCGAAACCTTCCTCGACGCCGTGCAGCCGCGCATTGCACTGGTCCAGGCAGGCTATCGCAACCGTTTCGGCCACCCGGCGCCCGAGGTGGCGGCGCGGTACGCGGCCCACGGGGTACGGCTGGTCGACAGCCCCCGCTGCGGTGCCGCCCACTGGCGCAGCACGCAGCCTGACGATGTCGCCTGCGAGCGCGAGCGCCATGCGCGCTACTGGCGGCATCGTGTGCCTGAACGCGTTGAAATCGTGAATTAA
- a CDS encoding oxepin-CoA hydrolase, alternative type produces MTTAVPTITSASATATSGARLKTHREGPVLVLTLSNPAARNAVNPAVYRAAAKALRATSGFRTVRAIVLCGEGEHFSGGGDLRRLARQRKLPEAEQHGHLEALNEWIMAIQEAPQPVIAAVEGAAVAGGFSLCLACDLIVAAEDARFAMSYVNLGLTPDGGGSDSLVRSLPPQAALEMLLDGKPCSARRLHDWGVVNKVVPRGSACATALEWAQELSRGPFEVQARIKQLVHSARGRSRREQLDAERESSVASLYGDESGERIKEFLSPRKKQQPPAETPVR; encoded by the coding sequence ATGACCACCGCCGTCCCGACCATCACCAGCGCGAGCGCCACGGCCACGTCCGGCGCAAGGCTCAAGACGCACCGCGAGGGTCCGGTGCTGGTGCTGACCCTGAGCAACCCGGCCGCGCGCAACGCGGTCAACCCGGCGGTCTACCGCGCGGCGGCCAAGGCGCTGCGGGCCACCTCGGGCTTTCGCACGGTGCGCGCCATCGTGCTGTGCGGGGAGGGCGAGCACTTCAGCGGCGGCGGCGACCTTCGGCGGCTGGCGCGGCAGCGCAAGTTGCCCGAGGCCGAGCAGCACGGCCACCTCGAGGCGCTGAACGAATGGATCATGGCGATCCAGGAAGCGCCCCAGCCCGTCATCGCGGCGGTCGAGGGTGCGGCCGTGGCGGGCGGTTTTTCGCTGTGCCTGGCCTGCGATCTCATCGTGGCGGCGGAAGACGCCAGGTTCGCGATGTCTTACGTCAACCTGGGGCTCACGCCCGACGGCGGAGGTTCCGATTCGCTGGTGCGTTCGCTGCCGCCGCAGGCGGCCCTGGAGATGCTGCTCGACGGCAAGCCCTGCAGCGCCAGGCGGCTGCACGACTGGGGCGTGGTCAACAAGGTGGTGCCGCGCGGCAGTGCCTGCGCCACGGCGCTCGAATGGGCGCAGGAGCTTTCCCGCGGGCCGTTCGAAGTGCAGGCGCGCATCAAGCAGCTCGTGCACTCTGCCCGGGGCCGCAGCCGGCGGGAACAGCTCGATGCCGAGCGCGAATCTTCCGTTGCCAGCCTCTACGGCGACGAGAGCGGGGAGCGCATCAAGGAATTCCTCTCGCCGCGCAAGAAGCAGCAGCCGCCGGCCGAAACCCCGGTGCGGTAG
- a CDS encoding circularly permuted type 2 ATP-grasp protein produces the protein MHKFDEMYEQLPYAGAAIRQHYKRYDQWLAKQPGEVMRSRREEAEMIFRRVGITFAVYGAKDEDGSGTERLIPFDLLPRIIPANEWDSMEKGLVQRVTALNRFLHDVYHDQEIIKAGIIPAEQILNNAQFRPEMMGVNVPHNVYSNISGIDIVRAPDAEGNGEYYVLEDNLRVPSGVSYMLENRKMMMRLFPELFNQNRIAPVAHYPDLLLETLRASAPPATAEPTVVVLTPGMYNSAYFEHAFLAQQMGVELVEGQDLFVKDNFVYMRTTRGPKRVDVIYRRVDDDFLDPEVFRPTSTLGCAGLMRAYREGNVVICNAVGTGVADDKSIYPYVPKMVEFYLGEKPILKNVPTYMCRNKDELQYTLDNMKDLVVKEVHGAGGYGMLIGPAATQAEIEDFKKAVIAKPDGYIAQPTLSLSTSPTFVDAGIAPRHIDLRPFVLSGSEVQMVPGGLTRVALKEGSLVVNSSQGGGTKDTWILEADRAPKPKAAPAQSQSQSL, from the coding sequence ATGCACAAATTCGACGAGATGTATGAGCAGTTGCCCTATGCGGGGGCTGCGATCCGACAGCATTACAAGCGCTACGACCAATGGCTCGCGAAGCAACCCGGTGAGGTGATGCGTTCGCGGCGTGAAGAGGCGGAAATGATTTTCCGCCGGGTCGGTATTACCTTTGCCGTGTACGGCGCGAAGGACGAAGACGGTTCCGGCACCGAGCGGCTCATCCCGTTCGACCTGCTGCCGCGGATCATTCCGGCCAACGAGTGGGACAGCATGGAAAAAGGGCTGGTTCAGCGCGTCACGGCGCTCAACCGCTTCCTGCATGACGTCTACCACGACCAGGAAATCATCAAGGCCGGCATCATCCCGGCCGAGCAGATCCTGAACAACGCGCAGTTCCGCCCCGAGATGATGGGCGTCAACGTGCCGCACAACGTCTACTCGAACATCTCGGGCATCGACATCGTCCGCGCCCCCGATGCCGAGGGCAACGGCGAGTACTACGTGCTCGAAGACAACCTGCGCGTGCCCAGCGGCGTGAGCTACATGCTCGAGAACCGCAAGATGATGATGCGGCTCTTCCCGGAGCTGTTCAACCAGAACCGCATCGCGCCGGTCGCGCATTACCCCGACCTGCTGCTGGAGACGCTTCGCGCCAGCGCGCCGCCGGCCACGGCCGAGCCCACGGTGGTGGTGCTCACGCCGGGCATGTACAACAGCGCCTACTTCGAGCACGCCTTCCTCGCGCAGCAGATGGGCGTGGAGCTGGTCGAAGGGCAGGACCTGTTCGTCAAGGACAACTTCGTCTACATGCGTACCACGCGCGGGCCGAAGCGCGTCGACGTCATCTACCGCCGCGTGGACGACGACTTCCTCGACCCCGAGGTGTTCCGTCCCACGTCCACGCTGGGCTGCGCGGGCCTGATGCGCGCCTACCGCGAAGGCAACGTCGTCATCTGCAATGCGGTGGGCACCGGCGTGGCCGACGACAAGTCGATCTACCCCTACGTGCCGAAGATGGTGGAGTTCTACCTCGGCGAGAAGCCGATCCTGAAGAACGTGCCCACCTACATGTGCCGCAACAAGGACGAGCTGCAATACACGCTCGACAACATGAAGGACCTGGTCGTCAAGGAAGTGCACGGCGCCGGCGGCTACGGCATGCTGATCGGCCCGGCCGCCACGCAGGCCGAGATCGAGGACTTCAAGAAGGCCGTGATCGCCAAGCCCGACGGCTACATCGCCCAGCCCACGCTGAGCCTGTCGACCTCGCCCACCTTCGTGGACGCAGGCATCGCGCCGCGCCACATCGACCTGCGGCCCTTCGTGCTCTCGGGCAGCGAGGTGCAGATGGTGCCCGGCGGCCTCACGCGCGTGGCGCTGAAAGAAGGCTCGCTGGTGGTCAACTCGTCGCAGGGCGGCGGCACCAAGGACACCTGGATTCTCGAAGCCGACCGCGCGCCCAAGCCCAAGGCGGCGCCCGCGCAGTCGCAAAGCCAATCGCTGTAG
- a CDS encoding alpha-E domain-containing protein: MLSRTADHLYWMSRYTERAENTARMLDVNYQTSLLPQSAEVAKYGWQGVLSISELLPWYNQKYDQIAPKEVMEFMVKDESNASSIVSCLKAARENARAVRGALTTEAWETQNTTWLEVNRMLRAGDFERDPGQFFEWVKFRSHLSRGVTLGTMLQDEAFYFSRLGTFLERADNTARLVDVKFHALNSEFFGAATEEDQEYDFYHWSAILRSVSAFEVYRKVYRDVIKPERVAELLILRADMPRSLHASLVEVVNNLAKVQNEQSAETQRRAGKLLADLQYARVDEILATGLHAYLTQFLDRVNELGGRISQDFLVPAH, from the coding sequence ATGCTGTCACGTACTGCCGACCATCTCTACTGGATGTCCCGCTACACCGAGCGCGCCGAGAACACGGCGCGCATGCTCGACGTCAATTACCAGACCTCGCTGCTGCCTCAATCCGCCGAAGTCGCCAAGTACGGCTGGCAGGGCGTGCTCTCCATCAGCGAGCTGCTGCCCTGGTACAACCAGAAGTACGACCAGATCGCGCCCAAGGAAGTGATGGAGTTCATGGTCAAGGACGAGAGCAATGCCTCGTCCATCGTGTCCTGCCTCAAGGCCGCGCGCGAGAACGCACGCGCCGTGCGCGGCGCGCTCACCACCGAAGCCTGGGAAACGCAGAACACCACCTGGCTCGAAGTGAACCGCATGCTGCGCGCGGGCGACTTCGAGCGCGACCCGGGCCAGTTCTTCGAGTGGGTGAAGTTCCGCTCGCACCTGTCGCGCGGCGTCACGCTGGGCACCATGCTGCAGGACGAAGCCTTCTACTTCTCGCGCCTGGGCACCTTCCTCGAACGCGCCGACAACACCGCGCGCCTGGTCGACGTGAAGTTCCACGCGCTCAACAGCGAGTTCTTCGGCGCCGCCACCGAGGAAGACCAGGAGTACGACTTCTATCACTGGAGCGCCATTCTTCGCAGCGTCTCGGCCTTCGAGGTCTACCGCAAGGTGTACCGCGACGTCATCAAGCCCGAGCGCGTGGCCGAGCTGCTGATTCTTCGCGCTGACATGCCGCGCTCGCTGCATGCGAGCCTGGTCGAGGTGGTCAACAACCTCGCGAAGGTGCAGAACGAGCAGAGCGCCGAAACCCAGCGCCGCGCCGGCAAGCTGCTGGCCGACCTGCAGTACGCGCGGGTCGACGAGATTCTTGCGACGGGGTTGCACGCGTATCTCACGCAGTTCCTCGACCGCGTGAACGAGCTGGGCGGCCGGATCAGCCAGGATTTCCTGGTGCCTGCGCATTGA